One Paenibacillus crassostreae DNA segment encodes these proteins:
- a CDS encoding DUF1540 domain-containing protein yields MNNEPKTLVKCSVSNCNYWGEKNICRAEKIMIEIDSHATANLNEEFGDEPYHGNHRDQAQTSSATCCLTFKPK; encoded by the coding sequence ATGAACAATGAGCCCAAAACATTAGTTAAATGCAGTGTGAGTAATTGCAACTACTGGGGAGAAAAGAACATTTGTCGTGCAGAGAAAATAATGATTGAAATTGATTCCCATGCTACTGCTAATCTGAATGAAGAATTTGGGGATGAGCCATATCATGGTAATCATCGAGATCAGGCTCAAACATCATCGGCGACTTGTTGCTTAACATTTAAACCTAAGTAA
- the dnaG gene encoding DNA primase: MSAGQGNIPEKVIDSVLEHNDIVDTVGKYVHLTKQGKYMKGLCPFHSEKTPSFTVTPEKQIFYCYGCGKGGNAIKFTMEIEGLSFPEAVKVMAEESNIEMPEVQGSAVISVNPERERLLQAYEWSSKFFHYLLKNTEHGKPAMDYLRSRGFNDKTIDQFQMGYAPDSWNTLVQFLTKRSFDLEEMEKGGLLSPRSDGTGYIDRFRDRVIFPINDKNGRVIAFAGRVLGDAQPKYLNSPESKLFNKSRTLYNLHQAKSAIRKLRQIVLFEGYGDVIAAWEAGVHNGVATMGTSLTEGHIAMMKTMADEILICFDGDRAGQSSAMKNIPLLESAGIRIRIAVLSDGLDPDDFVRKYGSERFMSQIIDGAVSTTKFKLIYLKKNHILLEEDGKIAYMKEVLPIIAALPSSTEREVYLRELSSEHQLSYESLKQDCNLIRQTMQKNISDGDNFELGWNNGRHKKEKVSAPTLLPAYHTAERRLLSLMLQDVEVAQYVGERLGEAFNIDDHAAIAAYLYAYYAQGKHPDISRFISSLHDDRLEKTLSSISMMDTPQEWNVQVLDDYIREIHKVPQQLQIELKKEEMISAERSGDFLRAAQIASEIIALERQ; the protein is encoded by the coding sequence ATGAGTGCCGGACAAGGAAACATTCCGGAAAAAGTGATCGACTCCGTATTGGAGCACAATGATATCGTCGATACAGTTGGTAAATACGTTCATCTTACGAAGCAAGGCAAGTATATGAAGGGGTTATGTCCGTTTCATTCCGAGAAAACTCCGTCATTTACTGTAACACCGGAAAAACAAATTTTCTATTGCTATGGTTGCGGCAAAGGTGGAAATGCCATCAAATTCACGATGGAAATCGAAGGACTATCCTTCCCTGAAGCTGTTAAGGTCATGGCAGAAGAAAGTAATATTGAGATGCCGGAAGTACAAGGGTCAGCAGTTATCTCAGTTAACCCAGAGAGAGAGAGACTGTTACAAGCATACGAATGGTCATCCAAATTTTTTCATTATTTGCTTAAGAATACGGAACATGGTAAACCCGCAATGGATTATTTACGTTCGCGGGGATTTAATGACAAGACGATTGATCAATTCCAAATGGGTTATGCACCTGATTCATGGAATACTTTGGTGCAGTTTCTAACTAAACGTTCTTTTGATCTTGAGGAAATGGAGAAGGGTGGATTATTATCCCCTCGTAGTGATGGCACTGGTTATATTGATCGTTTTCGTGATCGAGTCATTTTTCCAATCAACGATAAGAATGGACGAGTTATTGCATTTGCTGGTCGAGTGCTCGGAGATGCACAGCCAAAATATCTGAACTCACCTGAAAGTAAGCTATTTAACAAGAGTCGAACATTGTACAATCTACACCAGGCTAAAAGTGCTATACGTAAATTACGGCAAATCGTCCTCTTTGAAGGTTATGGAGATGTTATTGCAGCATGGGAAGCAGGGGTACACAACGGTGTGGCAACGATGGGTACTTCCTTAACGGAAGGTCATATTGCGATGATGAAAACGATGGCCGATGAAATATTGATATGTTTCGATGGTGACCGAGCTGGACAATCGTCAGCAATGAAGAATATTCCATTGCTTGAGAGTGCGGGAATAAGGATTAGAATTGCAGTGTTAAGTGATGGGCTTGATCCTGATGATTTCGTACGTAAATATGGTTCGGAAAGATTTATGAGTCAAATAATTGACGGTGCTGTATCAACTACAAAATTTAAACTTATATATCTGAAAAAAAACCATATACTGCTAGAAGAAGATGGGAAAATCGCTTATATGAAGGAAGTCCTTCCGATTATCGCAGCTCTACCATCTTCGACAGAAAGGGAAGTGTATCTGAGGGAATTATCATCAGAACACCAACTCTCTTACGAAAGTCTCAAGCAAGATTGCAATCTGATTCGCCAGACAATGCAAAAAAACATATCAGATGGGGATAATTTTGAACTTGGGTGGAATAATGGTAGGCATAAAAAAGAGAAGGTTTCTGCTCCAACTTTACTACCCGCATACCATACTGCGGAGCGTCGACTTTTATCACTTATGCTCCAAGATGTTGAAGTTGCACAATATGTAGGTGAACGGCTCGGAGAGGCTTTTAATATTGATGATCATGCAGCTATAGCTGCTTATCTATATGCCTATTATGCACAGGGTAAACACCCGGATATAAGTCGGTTTATTTCATCCCTTCATGATGATCGATTAGAGAAAACATTAAGTTCTATCTCCATGATGGATACACCCCAAGAATGGAATGTTCAGGTTCTGGATGATTACATTCGAGAAATTCATAAAGTCCCACAGCAACTACAAATAGAACTGAAAAAAGAAGAGATGATAAGCGCAGAACGTTCAGGTGATTTTTTACGTGCGGCACAAATAGCAAGTGAGATTATAGCCCTAGAGAGACAGTGA
- a CDS encoding YpuI family protein, with protein MSAANIQKLCENTRGKLKTAIERTEIFLNQYTLPQLIAEQQDDEMILFYKGFLSDLRHLLVFSEVSYEKLGIVLRRANFDITFAEKALYNVYHHCINNYFYPKNESYSEDGRYAYTGQDAIRFRKKIVREARDIILDITKVYEELRDDLTYYESDYLTERRMQSQNN; from the coding sequence ATGTCAGCAGCCAATATTCAAAAATTGTGTGAGAACACAAGAGGGAAATTAAAGACAGCTATTGAAAGAACAGAGATATTTTTGAATCAATACACATTGCCACAGTTAATTGCTGAGCAACAAGATGATGAAATGATATTATTCTACAAAGGATTTCTCTCTGATCTACGCCACTTACTTGTATTCTCTGAAGTCTCATATGAAAAATTGGGTATTGTATTACGTCGTGCTAATTTTGATATTACATTTGCTGAGAAAGCACTTTATAATGTTTACCATCATTGTATCAACAACTACTTTTATCCTAAGAATGAAAGTTATTCTGAAGATGGTCGGTATGCCTATACAGGGCAAGATGCTATTCGTTTCCGCAAGAAAATTGTTCGTGAGGCGCGTGACATTATTCTAGACATCACAAAAGTGTATGAAGAGCTGAGGGATGATCTTACATATTACGAAAGTGACTACTTAACAGAACGTAGGATGCAAAGCCAAAATAATTAG
- a CDS encoding S8 family peptidase: MSRRAWTIAGIVVIAGMVITLVNVPRSDTELSSLSSRSNSTANQAANHSIASSQQENTMKHQMLSHDISSTDTLTRMDAKEHLTTMAGQFNNTNQKQINAYIQELQKTHPHIQMLTWIDLSKPNSTPNRGKSLTWDTNKNKQFNNYYEKAKSHIRNNRSYESPSFLVKDIQYFIMAEPSTSKNKGIIALFSQQVLSEVTNHQKRNLRLIPYPKEGNYRIESVDTNTLRDITVKTGHDNEKASHYYENEIVVHFRESISDKELMQISKEVHSKWVRKMGYAYVFHADDMNYSQLKTYFTKKYKPNYVEPHYLYLTNEVRDKNTSNSPIVPNDLLFSTYQWNLPAIETSKGWDLSKGSNDVIIAIIDTGADINHPDLKANLVDGYNVIDPSKQPIDDVGHGTHVAGIIGAVVNNKEGVAGISWYNKVMPVKALDSSGAGTTYAVAEGIIWAADHGAKVMNMSLGNYADSTFLHDAIKYAYDRDVVIIAATGNDNTERPGYPAAYPEVFAVSATDSDMNLASFSNYGDYVDVVAPGASIASTYMGNQYAALSGTSMASPHVAALAGLIRSRNPNLNNEEVMKLMRENVVDLGDQGKDIYFGYGQIDIYQALNAAGNGSSPLQFWPQHVRNQMQSVIKKHQSIK; this comes from the coding sequence ATGTCCCGACGAGCATGGACAATTGCAGGGATCGTTGTAATTGCAGGAATGGTAATCACACTTGTGAATGTACCTCGTTCAGATACAGAGTTAAGTTCGTTAAGTTCACGTTCAAATTCAACCGCAAATCAAGCTGCAAACCATTCAATAGCAAGTTCTCAACAAGAAAATACAATGAAACATCAGATGTTGAGTCATGACATTTCATCCACAGATACTTTAACGCGTATGGATGCGAAAGAGCATCTGACAACTATGGCAGGACAATTTAACAATACCAATCAGAAGCAAATAAATGCTTACATTCAAGAATTACAAAAAACTCATCCCCATATTCAAATGTTAACTTGGATTGATTTATCTAAACCGAATTCCACTCCCAACCGAGGAAAAAGTTTAACTTGGGACACAAACAAAAATAAACAATTTAATAACTATTACGAGAAAGCAAAAAGCCATATACGTAATAACCGATCCTACGAGTCTCCGTCATTCCTAGTGAAAGATATCCAATATTTCATTATGGCTGAACCTTCCACTAGCAAAAACAAAGGGATCATTGCGTTATTTAGTCAACAAGTTCTAAGCGAGGTTACCAATCATCAGAAACGTAACTTAAGATTAATACCCTATCCTAAAGAAGGGAACTATCGGATCGAATCTGTCGATACCAATACACTACGTGATATTACAGTTAAGACCGGCCATGATAATGAAAAAGCAAGTCATTATTATGAGAATGAGATCGTTGTTCATTTCCGAGAATCAATCTCAGATAAAGAACTAATGCAGATTTCCAAGGAGGTCCATTCGAAGTGGGTACGAAAAATGGGATATGCCTATGTTTTTCATGCTGATGATATGAATTATTCACAATTAAAAACGTACTTCACAAAAAAATACAAACCTAATTACGTTGAACCCCATTATCTTTATTTAACAAATGAAGTACGAGATAAGAACACTTCTAATTCACCAATTGTTCCTAATGATTTACTGTTCTCTACGTATCAATGGAATCTTCCTGCAATTGAAACCAGTAAAGGGTGGGATTTATCTAAAGGGAGTAATGATGTCATCATTGCCATTATTGACACTGGTGCCGACATTAACCACCCTGATTTGAAAGCAAATTTAGTCGATGGGTATAACGTTATTGATCCGTCCAAACAACCCATTGATGACGTAGGACATGGTACACATGTTGCTGGAATTATTGGCGCAGTAGTTAACAACAAAGAAGGCGTCGCCGGAATTAGCTGGTACAATAAAGTAATGCCTGTTAAAGCACTCGATAGCTCTGGTGCAGGTACAACATACGCTGTAGCAGAAGGAATCATCTGGGCTGCTGATCATGGAGCCAAGGTTATGAACATGAGCTTAGGTAATTACGCTGACTCTACATTCCTCCATGATGCGATCAAATACGCCTATGACCGGGACGTTGTTATTATCGCTGCAACTGGGAATGACAATACGGAACGTCCTGGATACCCAGCTGCCTATCCTGAAGTGTTCGCTGTTTCAGCGACAGACTCCGATATGAATCTTGCTTCATTCTCTAATTATGGAGATTATGTTGATGTCGTAGCACCTGGAGCAAGTATTGCAAGCACCTATATGGGCAATCAATACGCTGCTCTATCTGGAACTTCCATGGCTAGCCCCCATGTTGCTGCATTAGCAGGGCTCATCCGATCTAGGAACCCTAATCTTAACAATGAAGAAGTCATGAAATTGATGCGTGAAAATGTTGTAGATTTAGGCGATCAAGGAAAAGATATTTATTTTGGATATGGACAAATCGATATATATCAAGCATTAAATGCAGCAGGAAATGGTTCATCTCCACTTCAGTTTTGGCCACAACATGTTCGTAATCAGATGCAGTCTGTGATTAAGAAACATCAATCCATTAAGTAA
- a CDS encoding cysteine desulfurase family protein — MFYWDHAASTPPYEDVIRTIAEVMEQHYGNPSSMHQWGEDSSRLIKHAREVCSRALDVKPSEIIFTSGATEGNNLAIKGATLQYMNRGKHLITTQIEHASVYESFQQLQQWGFEVTFLPVDSQGCVDPASIREAIRKDTVLVSIMHVNNEIGAIQPIEAIGDMIKRCNPRTIFHVDGVQGFGKLPVDLTKWQVDLYTLSAHKFRGPKGIGLLYVREGLKLTPILTGGAQESGLRAGTENVPLIVALAKAMRKASEQQESFNSNVSTMRDQIHTTIQEIKGLKLHSHDGSAPHIVHFSYPGMKSEVLLHTLEEQGILVSTRSACSSKQSEPSRVLLSMGLSIEEASSGIRISMGDMHTEDELRLLQQALRISVEQLEPLQRGRMGK, encoded by the coding sequence ATGTTCTATTGGGATCATGCAGCAAGCACACCTCCCTATGAAGATGTCATACGGACGATAGCAGAAGTGATGGAACAGCACTATGGAAATCCATCCTCTATGCATCAGTGGGGTGAGGACTCTTCGAGGTTGATCAAGCATGCCCGTGAGGTTTGTAGCAGAGCACTGGATGTTAAGCCATCAGAGATTATATTTACTTCTGGTGCGACTGAAGGGAATAATCTAGCTATAAAAGGTGCTACGCTACAATATATGAATCGTGGAAAACATTTGATCACCACACAAATTGAACATGCATCTGTTTATGAAAGTTTCCAGCAATTGCAACAATGGGGTTTTGAGGTCACCTTTCTTCCCGTTGATTCTCAAGGATGTGTAGATCCAGCGTCCATAAGAGAGGCTATAAGAAAAGATACAGTCCTCGTTAGTATCATGCATGTGAATAATGAAATAGGTGCCATCCAACCAATAGAGGCAATTGGAGATATGATCAAACGATGTAATCCAAGAACTATATTCCATGTCGATGGTGTACAAGGCTTTGGAAAACTACCTGTTGATTTAACAAAATGGCAAGTTGACCTGTATACGTTATCTGCTCACAAATTTCGTGGGCCGAAGGGGATAGGTCTACTATATGTTCGAGAAGGGTTGAAGTTAACCCCGATCCTAACAGGCGGGGCACAGGAATCTGGGTTGCGTGCTGGTACGGAGAATGTACCTCTTATCGTTGCGCTGGCAAAAGCAATGCGGAAGGCAAGCGAGCAACAAGAGTCCTTCAACAGCAATGTTTCAACTATGCGAGATCAAATTCATACGACCATTCAAGAGATTAAAGGATTGAAGTTGCATAGTCATGATGGGTCGGCACCACATATTGTTCATTTCTCATACCCTGGTATGAAGTCAGAAGTGTTATTGCATACGCTAGAGGAACAAGGAATTCTTGTGTCAACTAGATCGGCTTGTTCTTCCAAACAGTCTGAACCAAGTCGTGTATTACTTTCGATGGGATTGAGTATAGAAGAAGCATCAAGTGGAATTCGAATTAGTATGGGTGACATGCATACGGAAGATGAACTGAGATTATTACAGCAAGCTCTTCGTATTTCAGTTGAGCAACTAGAGCCACTTCAAAGAGGAAGGATGGGTAAATGA
- a CDS encoding tRNA (adenine(22)-N(1))-methyltransferase, translating to MKLSKRLQYIMEQIPDGSTMADIGSDHAMLPVAAVQKGKVLSAIAGEVNPGPRDAAAKQVASAGLIDKISVRLGDGLNVIEPGEVDVITIAGMGGGLISSILEQGISKLQGVKMLVLQPNVGEDLVRRWLLDNRWILISEHIMEEDRKVYEILTAVPKNNGETLLSNDDVYKEYFLNNSKGSVKVDQDMMIRLGPWLLKGNNPIFIAKWMSELDKLDRVLKSLATSSLPSAEVKSEVITQEIRQIKEVLSCLQKDKL from the coding sequence ATGAAATTATCAAAAAGATTGCAGTATATTATGGAGCAAATTCCAGATGGAAGTACGATGGCAGATATAGGGTCGGATCACGCTATGTTGCCGGTAGCAGCAGTTCAAAAGGGAAAGGTGTTAAGTGCAATAGCTGGAGAAGTTAATCCTGGGCCACGGGATGCAGCTGCTAAACAAGTGGCGTCAGCTGGACTAATCGATAAGATTTCTGTAAGACTTGGTGATGGGCTCAATGTTATAGAACCCGGTGAAGTGGATGTAATCACAATTGCCGGGATGGGTGGTGGACTGATCTCCAGTATATTGGAACAAGGGATATCTAAGCTTCAAGGGGTTAAGATGCTAGTGTTACAACCCAATGTAGGGGAAGATCTAGTTCGACGTTGGTTATTAGATAACCGTTGGATATTAATTTCGGAGCACATTATGGAAGAGGATCGTAAAGTCTATGAAATATTAACGGCTGTCCCCAAGAATAATGGAGAAACGCTACTCTCTAATGATGACGTATATAAAGAGTATTTCTTGAACAATAGTAAGGGGTCAGTGAAGGTTGATCAAGATATGATGATCCGATTGGGACCATGGTTGTTAAAGGGAAATAATCCAATCTTTATAGCAAAATGGATGTCAGAGCTTGATAAATTGGATCGAGTATTGAAATCTTTAGCAACTTCATCCTTACCCTCGGCTGAGGTGAAATCTGAAGTTATTACACAAGAAATTCGGCAGATTAAGGAGGTACTCTCATGTTTGCAAAAGGACAAACTGTAA
- a CDS encoding Nif3-like dinuclear metal center hexameric protein, with protein MFAKGQTVIQYMEQLAPKHVAMPDDKIGLQLGTLQKEIHNVLIALDINDDVIEEAIKLQVDLIIAHHAIIFRPLKQLQTDTPMGKLYEKLIKHDIAVYISHTNLDVTEGGMNDWMAEALGIENGSPLEDLHTEELSKLVVFVPKTHHQQVLDAILGAGAGMIGDYSHCSFNIEGYGTFMPLEGTEPFIGKLGEIERVEEIRIETIVPQGIRSKVIQVMLKAHPYEEVAYDLYAMNLKGRTLGLGRVGKLNKPMLLSEFVEVVKKNLQVDHVRVVGDLNRTIRKAAVLGGSGSRYVSPSIYRGADVLVTGDIDYHTAQDALMAGIAIIDPGHNAEKIMKAKVADWMRDKLQKAKVETKVHVSEVNTEPFQFM; from the coding sequence ATGTTTGCAAAAGGACAAACTGTAATACAATACATGGAACAATTAGCCCCCAAGCATGTAGCTATGCCTGATGACAAAATTGGACTCCAGCTGGGAACGTTGCAGAAGGAAATTCACAATGTTCTCATTGCATTAGATATAAATGATGATGTGATTGAGGAAGCGATTAAGCTCCAAGTCGATCTGATCATTGCGCATCATGCCATTATTTTTAGACCCTTGAAGCAATTACAGACAGATACGCCTATGGGCAAATTATATGAGAAGTTAATCAAGCATGACATAGCGGTCTATATCAGCCACACCAATCTGGATGTAACAGAAGGTGGTATGAATGATTGGATGGCTGAAGCACTGGGTATTGAGAATGGATCTCCTCTAGAAGATCTTCATACCGAGGAGTTATCTAAATTGGTCGTATTCGTGCCTAAGACTCATCATCAACAAGTTCTAGATGCTATTCTTGGTGCAGGGGCAGGTATGATCGGAGACTACAGTCATTGCAGCTTTAATATTGAAGGATATGGAACCTTTATGCCGTTAGAGGGTACGGAACCCTTTATCGGCAAACTAGGGGAAATTGAACGAGTGGAAGAAATACGGATTGAGACGATTGTTCCTCAGGGAATCCGGAGTAAAGTCATACAGGTTATGTTGAAAGCTCATCCGTATGAGGAAGTTGCTTATGACCTATATGCAATGAATCTAAAAGGTAGAACTCTAGGACTTGGTCGTGTAGGTAAGTTGAACAAACCTATGCTGTTGTCTGAGTTCGTAGAGGTTGTTAAGAAGAATCTTCAAGTGGATCATGTGAGAGTAGTAGGTGATCTGAATCGTACGATTCGTAAAGCGGCTGTCCTTGGAGGATCTGGAAGTAGATATGTATCACCATCTATATATCGTGGTGCAGATGTCCTCGTTACAGGAGATATTGACTATCATACAGCACAGGATGCATTAATGGCTGGTATTGCAATTATTGATCCAGGGCATAACGCGGAGAAAATAATGAAAGCTAAAGTCGCAGATTGGATGAGGGATAAGCTACAAAAGGCAAAAGTAGAGACGAAAGTACATGTGTCTGAAGTGAATACAGAGCCATTTCAATTTATGTAA
- a CDS encoding YaiI/YqxD family protein: MGRIGDILTAKIKCHIVVDGDACPVKQEIAVTARRFSIPVIMVSSYDHFIREEEGVTAVQVDRSDQSADIYIANHISRGDVVVTQDYGLAALALAKGCYAISNRGLQYGDHDIELMLDRRHHQAKARRMGKHSKGPKPITAEDKIFFQHNLTRILEGLQENVQP, encoded by the coding sequence TTGGGTAGAATAGGTGATATTCTGACTGCTAAGATAAAATGTCACATTGTCGTCGATGGAGATGCTTGTCCTGTTAAACAAGAAATTGCTGTTACTGCACGCCGTTTTTCTATTCCCGTTATTATGGTCTCATCTTATGATCATTTCATTCGAGAAGAAGAGGGTGTTACTGCTGTACAAGTTGACCGCAGTGATCAGAGTGCGGATATTTACATTGCTAATCACATTAGTCGTGGAGATGTTGTAGTAACGCAAGATTATGGTCTAGCAGCACTTGCTTTAGCTAAAGGTTGTTATGCTATCTCAAACCGTGGATTACAATATGGGGATCATGATATTGAATTAATGTTAGATCGTAGGCATCATCAGGCGAAGGCTAGGAGAATGGGTAAACATTCTAAAGGGCCTAAACCAATTACAGCAGAAGACAAGATTTTTTTTCAACACAATTTGACAAGAATTTTAGAAGGTTTGCAGGAGAACGTCCAACCATAG
- the rpoD gene encoding RNA polymerase sigma factor RpoD — translation MANDQRTEIETELTLDQVKDQLVEQGKKRSTLNMKEIMEKLSPFDQDPEQMEEFYEHLSDLEIEVVNENDEEESNSLRPNDDSEEQHGEEIHFVDDLSLPPGIKINDPVRMYLKEIGRVQLLSAEDEVQLAKRIENGDEEAKRRLAEANLRLVVSIAKRYVGRGMLFLDLIQEGNMGLIKAVEKFDHGKGFKFSTYATWWIRQAITRAIADQARTIRIPVHMVETINKLIRVSRQLLQELGREPAPEEIAAEMELSVEKVREIMKIAQEPVSLETPIGEEDDSHLGDFIEDQEALAPADAAAYELLKEQLEDVLDTLTEREENVLRLRFGLDDGRTRTLEEVGKVFGVTRERIRQIEAKALRKLRHPSRSKRLKDFLE, via the coding sequence ATGGCGAATGATCAACGTACTGAAATAGAGACAGAATTGACACTTGATCAAGTAAAAGATCAATTGGTTGAACAAGGTAAAAAAAGATCGACGTTGAATATGAAAGAGATTATGGAGAAATTATCACCCTTTGACCAAGATCCGGAGCAAATGGAAGAATTCTATGAACATTTGAGTGATCTAGAGATTGAAGTGGTTAATGAGAATGATGAAGAGGAATCAAATAGTTTACGTCCTAATGATGACTCTGAAGAACAACATGGGGAAGAAATTCACTTTGTAGATGATCTATCGTTACCTCCGGGGATTAAGATCAATGATCCAGTTCGCATGTACTTAAAGGAAATTGGACGTGTTCAGTTATTGTCAGCTGAAGATGAAGTCCAATTAGCTAAACGTATTGAGAACGGTGATGAAGAAGCTAAGAGACGTCTAGCAGAAGCTAACCTGCGGCTTGTAGTCAGTATAGCGAAGCGGTATGTTGGACGGGGGATGCTCTTTCTTGATTTGATTCAAGAAGGAAACATGGGACTTATCAAAGCCGTAGAGAAGTTCGATCACGGAAAGGGTTTTAAATTTAGTACTTATGCTACTTGGTGGATACGCCAGGCTATTACACGCGCGATTGCTGACCAAGCGCGGACGATTCGTATTCCAGTTCATATGGTGGAAACCATTAACAAACTGATTCGTGTATCTCGTCAACTGTTGCAAGAATTAGGACGTGAACCAGCTCCAGAAGAAATTGCAGCTGAAATGGAATTAAGTGTTGAGAAGGTTCGTGAGATTATGAAGATTGCTCAAGAGCCGGTTTCCCTTGAAACACCGATTGGTGAAGAAGACGATTCTCACCTTGGAGATTTCATAGAGGATCAGGAAGCTTTGGCGCCTGCCGATGCTGCTGCGTATGAACTTCTCAAAGAGCAATTAGAAGATGTGCTAGACACTCTAACAGAGCGGGAAGAGAATGTCCTACGGTTGCGTTTCGGCCTGGACGATGGTAGAACAAGAACACTCGAAGAAGTTGGTAAAGTTTTCGGTGTAACTCGTGAACGGATTCGTCAGATCGAAGCCAAGGCACTTCGTAAATTACGCCATCCAAGTCGTAGTAAAAGGCTGAAGGACTTTCTGGAATAA
- a CDS encoding lytic transglycosylase domain-containing protein translates to MQIDTVTAKQLMNLQQNATVQDKNELLQDIINSQSGGSDFDVLLNQIMTTSELTSDNEVVSLNAGVTWSDGLLWQQLGDVSENHLNVSEVKMDITGKSSPTEYNDLIQQASHKYGIAESLIKAVIDTESSFNPQVVSSAGAKGLMQLMDGTAEGLGVQNSFNPAENIDAGTRYLSQQLKRFDGEVNLALAAYNAGPGRVQRLGISNDEELMNNLNLLPSETRNYITKVQNARSKFEL, encoded by the coding sequence ATGCAGATCGATACAGTAACGGCTAAACAGTTGATGAATCTACAACAAAATGCCACTGTCCAGGATAAAAATGAACTTCTACAAGATATTATTAATTCGCAAAGTGGGGGTTCTGATTTCGATGTATTGTTGAATCAGATCATGACTACTTCTGAATTGACGTCTGATAATGAAGTTGTATCATTAAATGCTGGAGTTACTTGGAGTGATGGTCTTCTATGGCAACAGCTTGGAGATGTGAGTGAGAATCATCTGAATGTCTCTGAGGTAAAGATGGATATAACTGGGAAATCATCACCAACAGAATATAATGATTTGATTCAACAGGCAAGTCATAAATATGGGATAGCGGAATCGTTAATCAAAGCGGTTATAGATACAGAATCTTCGTTTAATCCCCAAGTTGTATCCTCTGCAGGAGCTAAAGGATTAATGCAATTAATGGATGGAACGGCCGAAGGATTAGGAGTTCAAAATTCATTTAATCCAGCGGAAAATATTGATGCAGGTACGAGATACCTATCACAACAATTGAAACGTTTTGATGGGGAAGTGAATTTAGCACTTGCTGCCTACAATGCAGGTCCAGGAAGAGTTCAACGCCTTGGAATATCCAACGATGAAGAGTTAATGAATAATTTGAATCTACTCCCGTCAGAAACTAGAAATTATATTACTAAAGTACAGAATGCTCGTTCGAAATTCGAATTATAA